From Daucus carota subsp. sativus chromosome 6, DH1 v3.0, whole genome shotgun sequence, the proteins below share one genomic window:
- the LOC108227732 gene encoding pectinesterase, which translates to MVRNARDFLAGMSNFAKDKKKLYIAVFASVLLVSAVIGIAVGVKNNSGNSSQSHIDSFKATAAHSVLKSACSSTLYQDLCYSTIAAVPGMSKKITSQKDVIEQALNITHTVVEQTYDKIKKLSKHKHLTKREKGALKDCLELIDETLDELHESVEDFEKYLTKKSLREHADDLKTLISSAITNQESCIDGFSHDGADRKVREELLASEHNVEKMCSNALAMICNFTNTDIANEAKLKGRNLREEGNSVWPHWLSVGDRRLLQSSTVTPNVVVAADGSGDYKTVSEAVAAAPEDSKTRYVIRIKAGVYRESVDVPKKKKNIMFLGDGRTSTIITASKNVQDGSTTFNSATVAAVGAGFLARDITFQNTAGAAKHQAVALRVGSDLSAFYKCDILAYQDSLYVHSNRQFFINCFVAGTVDFIFGNAAVVLQDCDIHARRPGSGQKNMVTAQGRTDPNQNTGIVIQKSRIGATSDLQPVQSSFPTYLGRPWKQYSRTVVMQSSITNVINPAGWFPWDGNFALDTLYYGEYQNTGAGAATSGRVTWKGFKVITSSTEAQGFTPGSFIAGGSWLKATTFPFSLGL; encoded by the exons ATGGTTCGGAATGCCAGAGACTTCTTGGCCGGCATGTCGAATTTCGCCAAAGACAAGAAGAAACTGTACATCGCCGTATTCGCGTCGGTGCTTCTAGTATCTGCTGTTATCGGCATTGCGGTTGGTGTAAAAAATAATTCGGGGAACTCTTCGCAATCGCACATTGATAGTTTTAAGGCCACCGCAGCGCATTCGGTTCTCAAAAGCGCATGCAGCAGCACATTGTACCAGGACTTGTGTTACTCGACTATTGCCGCGGTCCCCGGCATGTCGAAAAAAATTACTAGTCAAAAAGATGTTATTGAACAGGCTCTTAATATTACTCATACGGTGGTTGAGCAAACCTATGATAAAATCAAGAAGCTTTCGAAGCACAAGCACTTGACTAAGCGCGAGAAAGGCGCGCTCAAAGATTGCCTGGAATTGATCGACGAGACGCTAGATGAGCTGCACGAGTCGGTAGAAGATTTCGAAAAGTACTTAACGAAGAAGTCACTGAGGGAACACGCGGATGATCTCAAGACGCTGATCAGTTCCGCTATAACCAACCAGGAATCATGCATTGATGGATTTTCTCATGATGGTGCCGACAGAAAAGTACGCGAAGAATTGCTTGCTAGCGAACATAACGTGGAGAAAATGTGTAGCAATGCCCTGGCCATGATATGTAACTTTACGAACACGGATATTGCGAACGAGGCGAAGCTGAAGGGGAGGAATCTGAGAGAGGAGGGCAACAGCGTGTGGCCTCACTGGCTGTCGGTTGGAGACAGGAGGCTTTTGCAGTCGTCGACTGTGACGCCTAATGTCGTGGTGGCAGCCGATGGCAGCGGGGACTACAAGACAGTGTCGGAAGCGGTGGCTGCGGCGCCAGAGGATAGCAAAACGAGATATGTGATCAGGATCAAGGCGGGCGTGTACAGGGAAAGTGTGGACGTgccgaagaaaaagaagaatatAATGTTTTTGGGCGATGGCCGAACCAGTACAATTATTACGGCTAGTAAGAATGTTCAAGATGGCAGCACCACTTTCAACTCAGCTACCGTCG CTGCTGTGGGAGCGGGATTCTTGGCCCGTGACATAACATTCCAGAACACAGCCGGGGCTGCAAAACATCAAGCCGTGGCGCTCCGAGTTGGATCAGACTTATCCGCATTTTACAAATGTGACATCTTGGCCTACCAAGACAGTCTCTATGTCCATTCCAATCGCCAATTTTTCATTAATTGCTTCGTAGCCGGCACAGTCGACTTCATTTTTGGTAATGCCGCTGTTGTGTTACAAGACTGTGACATCCACGCTCGTCGCCCTGGCTCTGGCCAGAAGAACATGGTCACGGCTCAAGGCCGAACGGATCCCAACCAAAACACGGGTATCGTTATACAAAAATCTCGAATTGGTGCCACTTCTGATTTACAGCCCGTACAGAGCAGTTTTCCTACTTATTTAGGGAGGCCTTGGAAGCAATATTCTAGAACAGTGGTCATGCAATCTTCGATAACTAATGTGATCAATCCAGCCGGGTGGTTCCCGTGGGACGGAAATTTCGCACTAGATACATTGTACTACGGGGAGTACCAAAATACGGGTGCGGGGGCTGCAACATCTGGGAGGGTAACATGGAAAGGATTTAAAGTGATCACAAGTTCCACTGAAGCTCAAGGCTTTACTCCAGGGAGTTTTATTGCTGGTGGGAGTTGGCTAAAAGCAACTACCTTCCCATTTTCTCTTGGTCTGTGA